A region from the Candidatus Hydrogenedentota bacterium genome encodes:
- a CDS encoding response regulator, with protein sequence MPAGTPRGGIEWRILKSILLIGALPLIVAIVGLLIAARGQTSAVKENLSIAADTTSYGLRNAASIRLEALDRLARNPRIVGALIPSGPDGKPSILSSSQAKFDVRDFLGRRTDIDYPESSMSVYALYDAKGDFVDGTDVINDGDRPSHPAWVWSVQTPRFMDLEFVPDQDRYLAQAVAPVFSPTKSERIGFVAETFDITPLLMYGLGYDPRRDSTPPVGDHYRLVSPNETGEVVAWRLEPTANAESPKFVRESLEADFGTYMLDPARGASGTAVVSRMLADAPALATFIAYNRIFDDYPLFVLVSRPASMVYAPIWFWSILAIAACALSIGFFYLNAYRNVHNNIVRPVLLLNEGAQIIERGDLELKLKIGTGDEIEELAMSFNKMALALKRNIRQLEESEEKYRGLVDSMRDGIFQADLDGVIGFVNPAAAEILGFESQDDAIGTNIRTLFREVDEVASFFSELKEKGFVERSRIWMQRSDERATCVELSGNLLHDEDRKPNGIEGIFRDVTKNIRLERDARDRAERLSVISQIANVINSSLEAGRLYESLVVEVKKLIDFDYAELALLDDEGDRFEAQALWPEHSAPAREYTVSHDDSVSARVLKTGECLIMADLNASGSPVNGHFAPGLRSCVSVPLFATGRIIGTLNLGAQRIDAFTQHDVDVLQQMAPHIAVAIRNAQLLENLQQSLEEVTLAREKLHEANEELKTLDEMKTNLLSNVSHELRTPLVSVMGYTDMIINGKAGPVNAEQKEYLGISLRNIEKLVTLIENLLDFSRLHRGTETIVFDEFDLRDCAKASMQVIQPVADSRGIKLELKAPAEPVLVEGDKSKLGQVFTNLLSNAVKFNKADGSIVVEFTIKDDCVHAAVHDTGIGIPQEALDKVFTRFYQYDSSSTRKYGGTGIGLSISQDIARLHGTRITVSSEVGKGSTFRFVLPLAGVRRADMRDTGGEGEAPGTRLLVELVTLDRALSAQVRTLLQSEGMDVIHALDAQHGINLAQRHSPDCLLVDCATEDDAASSPLLDALLADKSAGDIPIIMMTGDEELYARYRSLVASRVKRSFRKSSLLSGIQYAIGQSLSTGEPLGHKVLCVDDDPEVLRFIERCLEAEGFDVVTCVSGEQALRLALTREFGVVLMDIAMPGMDGWEACRRLKRDHTLTGIKVFMVTAKPVDSTSSRYRDYGADGYLLKPFHAEDLLELVQSVATPRMVREV encoded by the coding sequence ATGCCTGCCGGCACACCCCGCGGTGGCATCGAGTGGAGAATCCTGAAGTCGATTCTCCTGATCGGCGCGCTGCCGCTCATCGTCGCCATCGTCGGCCTGCTTATCGCCGCCCGAGGGCAGACGTCGGCTGTCAAAGAGAATCTGTCCATCGCGGCCGACACGACATCGTACGGCCTTCGCAACGCGGCGAGCATCCGCCTGGAAGCGCTGGACCGTCTTGCCCGGAACCCGCGAATCGTCGGCGCTTTGATTCCAAGCGGTCCGGATGGCAAACCCTCCATACTGAGTTCGAGCCAGGCGAAGTTCGACGTCCGCGATTTCCTGGGCCGGCGAACGGACATTGATTACCCCGAGAGTTCGATGTCGGTATATGCCCTGTACGACGCAAAGGGGGACTTTGTTGATGGCACGGACGTAATAAACGATGGCGATCGCCCGTCGCACCCGGCATGGGTGTGGAGCGTACAGACGCCGCGATTCATGGACCTGGAATTCGTGCCCGACCAAGACCGCTATCTGGCGCAGGCGGTTGCGCCCGTGTTCTCCCCGACCAAATCGGAACGCATCGGTTTCGTAGCGGAAACGTTCGACATCACGCCGCTGCTCATGTACGGGCTGGGCTACGATCCGCGGCGTGACTCGACTCCGCCGGTGGGAGATCACTACCGGCTCGTCTCGCCGAACGAAACCGGCGAAGTCGTCGCCTGGCGGCTCGAACCGACGGCCAATGCCGAATCGCCGAAATTCGTTCGCGAATCCCTCGAGGCGGACTTCGGGACATACATGCTCGATCCGGCGCGCGGGGCCAGTGGCACCGCCGTCGTGTCCCGAATGCTCGCCGACGCCCCGGCGCTCGCAACGTTCATCGCGTACAACCGAATTTTCGACGACTACCCGCTCTTCGTGCTCGTCAGCCGGCCCGCTTCCATGGTCTACGCGCCGATTTGGTTCTGGTCGATCTTGGCCATCGCGGCATGCGCGCTGTCGATTGGCTTCTTTTACCTCAATGCGTACCGCAATGTGCACAACAACATAGTGCGCCCCGTGCTCCTGCTTAACGAGGGCGCGCAGATCATCGAGCGCGGCGACCTCGAACTCAAGCTCAAAATCGGCACCGGTGACGAAATCGAAGAGCTCGCAATGTCGTTCAACAAAATGGCGCTCGCGCTCAAGCGAAATATTCGGCAATTGGAGGAATCCGAGGAAAAGTATCGCGGCCTCGTCGATTCAATGCGCGACGGAATCTTCCAGGCCGATCTCGATGGTGTCATCGGTTTCGTGAACCCGGCGGCGGCGGAAATCCTCGGCTTCGAGTCGCAGGACGACGCAATCGGCACGAACATTCGCACGTTGTTCCGGGAAGTGGACGAGGTCGCCAGCTTCTTCTCCGAGCTCAAGGAGAAGGGATTCGTCGAGCGGTCGCGCATTTGGATGCAACGTTCCGACGAACGCGCCACCTGCGTCGAACTTTCCGGTAACCTGCTCCACGACGAAGACCGGAAGCCCAACGGCATCGAGGGCATCTTCCGTGACGTCACGAAGAACATTCGTCTCGAACGCGATGCGCGCGACCGCGCCGAGCGCCTCAGCGTCATCAGTCAGATTGCGAACGTGATTAATTCGAGCCTGGAAGCGGGACGCCTCTACGAGAGCCTAGTCGTCGAAGTGAAGAAGTTGATCGACTTCGATTACGCGGAATTGGCGCTGCTGGACGACGAAGGCGACCGCTTTGAGGCGCAGGCGCTTTGGCCCGAACATTCCGCGCCCGCGCGCGAATACACCGTGAGCCACGATGACAGTGTTTCCGCGCGCGTCTTGAAGACCGGCGAATGCCTCATCATGGCCGATCTGAACGCCTCGGGCTCCCCGGTAAACGGCCATTTTGCGCCGGGCCTGCGCAGTTGCGTGAGCGTTCCGCTCTTCGCAACGGGCCGGATTATCGGTACCCTGAACCTCGGCGCGCAACGGATTGACGCGTTCACGCAGCACGACGTTGACGTGCTCCAGCAAATGGCCCCTCACATCGCCGTCGCCATCCGCAATGCCCAGTTGCTCGAAAACCTCCAGCAATCGCTCGAAGAAGTGACGCTGGCGCGGGAGAAGTTGCACGAAGCCAACGAAGAACTTAAGACCTTGGATGAGATGAAAACCAACCTGCTCTCCAACGTGTCGCATGAACTGCGGACGCCGCTCGTTTCCGTCATGGGCTATACGGACATGATCATCAACGGCAAGGCGGGCCCTGTGAACGCGGAACAGAAGGAGTATCTCGGAATAAGCCTGCGCAATATCGAAAAACTGGTCACCTTGATCGAGAACCTGCTCGACTTTTCGCGGCTGCATCGAGGAACGGAGACCATTGTCTTCGACGAATTCGACCTGCGCGATTGCGCGAAGGCGAGCATGCAGGTCATTCAGCCCGTGGCCGACAGCCGCGGGATTAAGCTCGAACTGAAAGCGCCGGCCGAACCCGTCCTGGTGGAAGGCGACAAGAGCAAGCTCGGCCAGGTGTTTACGAACCTGTTGTCCAATGCCGTGAAATTCAACAAGGCGGACGGGAGCATCGTCGTCGAATTCACAATAAAAGACGACTGTGTCCATGCGGCGGTCCACGATACAGGAATCGGAATTCCGCAGGAAGCGCTGGACAAGGTATTCACGCGTTTCTACCAATATGACAGCTCTTCCACGCGCAAGTACGGCGGCACGGGCATTGGTCTCTCCATTTCGCAGGACATAGCGCGACTCCACGGAACCCGCATTACCGTCTCGAGCGAGGTAGGGAAGGGGAGTACGTTCCGGTTCGTGCTGCCGCTCGCGGGAGTCCGTCGCGCGGATATGCGGGACACCGGCGGCGAAGGCGAAGCGCCGGGTACGCGTCTGCTCGTCGAGCTCGTGACGCTGGACCGCGCGTTGAGCGCGCAAGTGCGCACGTTGTTGCAGTCCGAAGGCATGGATGTAATCCACGCCCTTGATGCGCAACATGGCATCAACCTCGCCCAGCGTCACAGCCCCGACTGCTTGCTCGTCGACTGCGCGACGGAGGACGATGCGGCCTCGTCTCCGCTCTTGGACGCGCTGCTGGCCGACAAGTCGGCGGGCGATATTCCGATTATCATGATGACCGGCGACGAAGAACTCTACGCGCGGTATCGGTCGCTTGTCGCGTCCCGCGTCAAGCGCAGTTTCAGAAAAAGTTCGCTTCTCAGCGGAATTCAATACGCCATCGGCCAAAGCCTGTCGACCGGTGAACCGCTCGGGCATAAGGTGTTGTGCGTCGACGACGATCCCGAAGTCCTTCGGTTCATCGAGCGTTGCCTCGAGGCCGAGGGCTTCGACGTTGTCACCTGCGTCTCGGGTGAACAGGCCCTACGGCTCGCACTCACCCGCGAATTCGGCGTAGTACTCATGGACATCGCCATGCCCGGCATGGATGGGTGGGAGGCATGCAGGCGGCTTAAACGCGATCATACGTTGACGGGCATCAAAGTGTTCATGGTGACTGCAAAACCCGTGGACAGCACTTCGTCGCGATACCGTGACTACGGGGCGGACGGGTATTTGCTCAAGCCGTTCCACGCCGAAGACCTGCTCGAACTTGTCCAGTCGGTTGCCACGCCGCGGATGGTGCGCGAGGTCTGA
- a CDS encoding ABC transporter ATP-binding protein, producing MMSHVPPGKIGRPFPTLLRYNRKYWRAYVAGLVLAMFFSLVGLAMPMVLGHMVDRFTVQALTRPMLVVYCGALIGLGIVTGVARYFERTLIIGASRRFEFDLRNDYFLAVQSQAREFFTRTPTGEILARASNDIAYVRELIGPGVMGTVDMLRLPFTLAVMVYYSATLTLVACIPLPVVSLLVYLFITYMHKQSQIVQDQFGVVTTKVQENLAGARVVQAYGTGDIEIAAFGKESGKYMRESIKLSVVMSFAWPVIGMMVGAVMLLVIWWGGGMVLDGAIVSRPACTDAGIALDRVPFTLGDFTAFMACLLLLAWPLAEFGWVMTLYQRGAVSMKRISEYMARTPAIRDTAMTDHSITSIRGAIEFDGVRLDYDGRTALRDVSFAVQPGQTVAFVGPTGSGKTSIVSLLTREYEPAGGIVRVDGVDIRTLPLQTLRSGIAYVPQDTFLFSDTIRANLTFGRPDAEQDEVDYAADVAQLTETVNSFPNRYETLLGERGVNLSGGQKQRLAIARAVVMDAPILILDDALSSVDTHTEEQILQRLMDVLTQRTSIIISHRVSTVQHADLILVLRDGRIAERGTHEQLLALGGQYAEMHERQLLEEELETTA from the coding sequence GTGATGTCCCATGTTCCCCCCGGCAAGATCGGCCGGCCGTTCCCGACCCTGCTGCGCTACAACCGCAAGTACTGGCGCGCATACGTCGCGGGTCTCGTTCTGGCGATGTTCTTCTCGCTGGTGGGCCTTGCCATGCCGATGGTGCTGGGCCATATGGTCGATCGGTTCACCGTACAGGCGCTTACGCGGCCGATGCTGGTGGTGTATTGCGGTGCCCTGATCGGATTGGGGATCGTCACCGGTGTCGCCCGCTACTTCGAGCGAACGCTCATAATTGGCGCGTCGCGCCGGTTCGAATTCGATCTGCGCAACGACTATTTCCTCGCCGTTCAATCGCAGGCGCGCGAGTTTTTCACTAGAACTCCAACGGGCGAGATTCTGGCCCGCGCGTCGAACGACATCGCCTACGTACGCGAACTGATTGGCCCGGGCGTAATGGGCACCGTAGACATGCTGCGCCTTCCGTTCACGCTCGCCGTGATGGTGTATTACAGCGCAACCTTGACCTTGGTCGCGTGTATACCGCTCCCGGTCGTTTCGCTGCTGGTCTATCTGTTTATCACCTACATGCACAAGCAGTCGCAAATCGTACAGGACCAGTTCGGCGTGGTGACGACGAAGGTGCAGGAGAACCTCGCGGGGGCGCGCGTCGTCCAGGCGTACGGCACCGGGGATATCGAAATCGCCGCGTTTGGAAAGGAATCCGGCAAATACATGCGGGAGAGCATCAAGCTCTCGGTCGTAATGTCGTTCGCCTGGCCCGTGATCGGGATGATGGTGGGCGCGGTCATGCTGCTCGTTATTTGGTGGGGCGGAGGCATGGTGCTTGACGGCGCAATCGTGTCGCGGCCCGCGTGTACTGACGCGGGAATTGCGCTCGATCGTGTGCCGTTCACGCTCGGCGATTTCACGGCGTTCATGGCCTGCCTGCTGCTGCTGGCGTGGCCCCTGGCGGAGTTTGGGTGGGTGATGACCCTGTACCAGCGCGGGGCCGTAAGCATGAAGCGAATTTCGGAGTACATGGCAAGAACTCCCGCCATCCGCGATACGGCAATGACGGACCACTCTATTACTTCGATTCGCGGGGCAATCGAGTTCGACGGTGTGCGGCTCGATTACGATGGGCGCACGGCGCTGCGAGACGTTTCGTTCGCCGTGCAACCGGGTCAAACGGTGGCATTTGTCGGCCCGACGGGATCCGGCAAAACGTCCATCGTCTCGCTGCTGACGCGAGAGTACGAACCGGCTGGCGGTATCGTGCGCGTGGATGGAGTGGATATTCGAACCCTCCCGCTGCAGACGCTGCGATCGGGAATTGCATATGTGCCGCAAGACACCTTTCTCTTCTCCGACACGATCCGCGCGAACCTTACCTTCGGGCGGCCGGATGCGGAGCAGGACGAGGTCGACTACGCTGCCGACGTCGCACAACTCACCGAGACCGTCAATTCGTTTCCGAACCGGTACGAAACGCTGCTTGGCGAACGCGGGGTCAATCTCTCGGGCGGTCAGAAGCAGCGCCTCGCCATTGCACGGGCAGTTGTTATGGATGCCCCCATCTTGATTCTCGACGATGCGCTGTCGAGCGTGGACACGCACACGGAAGAACAAATTCTGCAGCGCCTCATGGATGTCCTCACTCAACGCACCAGCATCATCATCTCGCATCGTGTTTCGACCGTGCAGCACGCGGACCTCATTCTCGTGCTGCGCGACGGACGCATCGCCGAGCGCGGCACGCACGAACAACTCCTCGCGCTGGGAGGTCAATACGCGGAGATGCACGAGCGGCAACTGTTGGAAGAAGAACTGGAGACGACCGCGTGA
- a CDS encoding ABC transporter ATP-binding protein, with amino-acid sequence MSAGFHTEDEAHERAYDARLMRRLLGYVRPFAGWFAVAVVLLFVASVLGNFTPLIMMNAIDTYVNNPERMQAQQALAVSATPDAAAVAQLEQLKLEDRRGLSRLMLLIGGLFLAESAFRYAQMVIVAWIGQKTMFEMRMRIFAHLQNMSLRFLDKNPLGRLMTRVTNDVEKVQATIVAGVEQTISDMFTIVVVVVFMVWTNWQIAAIVLSTIPFVFVTGMVFRRYARRSYLEVRRKVAKLNAYMQEIVSGMRVVQVFRQEARCYEQFRVINAEHRDEWFRQIRNFAIYYPVIDFLGTLALALIILYHGWEVLGLQATGQDVVQVGLFFAYLQWAERLYGPIRALTDRYNVLLEAMASSERIFTLLDTPEDIPNKPNAIRPSMFQGRVEFRDVWFGYDPELPVLKGINLTIEPGQRVAIVGHTGAGKTTFINLLSRFYDIQRGSILIDGKDVRDYDKTELRKRIGIVLQDVFLFSGTIRDNITLGSPGISDDAVRGCAAHVNAASFIESLPGQYDFAVGERGCNLSTGQRQLLAFARALAHDPQILVLDEATSSVDTATEALIQDAIVKLMDERTSIVIAHRLSTVQHADRIVVMHHGEIREVGTHQELLAHRGLYYTLYRLQYKDQPEAA; translated from the coding sequence GTGAGCGCAGGATTCCACACAGAAGACGAGGCTCACGAACGCGCTTACGACGCGCGCCTGATGCGGCGTCTGTTGGGATACGTCAGGCCATTTGCCGGCTGGTTTGCCGTGGCCGTCGTGTTGCTTTTCGTTGCATCGGTGCTCGGCAACTTTACGCCGCTCATCATGATGAACGCGATTGACACCTACGTGAACAATCCCGAACGTATGCAGGCACAGCAAGCGCTTGCCGTTTCGGCAACGCCGGATGCCGCGGCGGTTGCGCAACTCGAACAACTGAAACTGGAAGACCGCCGCGGATTGTCCCGGCTTATGCTGCTCATTGGCGGGCTGTTCCTGGCCGAGTCGGCGTTTCGATACGCCCAAATGGTCATCGTCGCGTGGATTGGCCAGAAAACGATGTTCGAGATGCGTATGCGCATCTTCGCGCACCTCCAGAACATGTCCTTGCGGTTCTTGGATAAGAACCCGCTCGGCCGCCTGATGACGCGCGTGACCAACGACGTGGAAAAGGTGCAAGCGACAATCGTCGCCGGAGTCGAACAAACCATCAGCGACATGTTCACCATTGTCGTCGTTGTCGTCTTTATGGTGTGGACCAACTGGCAGATCGCAGCGATCGTCCTTTCGACGATTCCGTTCGTCTTCGTTACGGGCATGGTTTTTCGCAGGTATGCGCGGCGGTCTTATCTTGAAGTGCGGCGTAAGGTGGCGAAGCTGAACGCGTACATGCAGGAAATCGTCAGCGGCATGCGGGTGGTCCAGGTGTTCCGTCAGGAGGCGCGCTGTTACGAGCAGTTCCGCGTCATCAACGCCGAGCACCGCGACGAATGGTTCCGGCAGATTCGAAACTTCGCAATCTACTATCCCGTGATCGATTTTCTGGGCACATTGGCGCTTGCGCTGATCATCCTGTATCACGGATGGGAAGTGCTCGGACTTCAGGCGACGGGGCAAGACGTTGTGCAGGTGGGACTTTTCTTCGCGTACCTGCAATGGGCGGAACGCCTGTACGGCCCAATCCGGGCGCTGACCGATCGGTACAATGTACTGCTTGAGGCGATGGCGTCGTCCGAGCGCATCTTCACGCTGCTCGATACACCGGAGGACATCCCAAACAAACCCAATGCGATCAGGCCCTCGATGTTTCAGGGCCGCGTCGAGTTCCGCGACGTATGGTTCGGATACGACCCCGAGCTTCCCGTATTGAAAGGGATCAATCTGACGATCGAGCCGGGCCAGCGCGTCGCCATCGTCGGTCATACTGGCGCGGGGAAGACGACATTTATCAATCTGCTGAGCCGGTTCTACGATATTCAACGCGGAAGCATATTGATTGACGGCAAGGATGTGCGCGACTACGACAAGACCGAACTACGCAAACGAATCGGCATCGTGTTGCAGGATGTGTTCCTTTTTTCGGGGACCATCCGGGACAACATCACCTTGGGCAGTCCGGGAATCAGCGATGACGCAGTCCGCGGGTGCGCGGCACACGTAAACGCGGCGTCGTTCATCGAATCGCTGCCGGGCCAGTACGACTTCGCAGTCGGCGAGCGCGGCTGCAATCTGTCCACGGGCCAGCGCCAACTGCTGGCTTTCGCGCGCGCACTCGCGCACGACCCGCAGATTCTCGTGCTGGACGAGGCGACCTCGAGCGTGGATACGGCGACCGAGGCCTTGATTCAGGACGCGATTGTGAAACTGATGGACGAGCGCACCTCAATCGTCATTGCGCACCGCCTTTCGACGGTGCAACACGCGGACCGGATCGTGGTAATGCACCACGGCGAAATCCGTGAGGTGGGCACCCATCAGGAACTGCTGGCGCATCGCGGCCTCTACTATACGCTCTATCGGTTGCAGTATAAGGATCAGCCGGAAGCGGCCTAA
- a CDS encoding glycosyltransferase family 2 protein — MWHYKSVSVIFPTYNERDSIRTAIEDFFATGHVDEVVVVNNNAAEGTDDEVKQTRARLVYEKRQGYGHAIWKGLAEATGEILIIAEPDGTFSGHDVIKMLAYSDDVPVVFGTRTQREFVWEGANMGIFLKWGNWAVGKLVEFLFNTTLLTDVGCSMRLFRRDAYEKIAPYFSIGGSAFGPQMLLIVILNGIHFIEIPVNYKRRVGESSVTGSKVKAFFLGMSMIGMILRYRFLSWFGWRPARGANPYSP, encoded by the coding sequence ATGTGGCATTACAAGTCCGTCTCCGTCATTTTCCCCACGTATAACGAAAGGGACTCGATCCGCACCGCGATCGAGGATTTCTTCGCGACCGGCCATGTCGACGAGGTCGTCGTCGTGAACAACAACGCGGCGGAGGGCACGGACGACGAGGTGAAACAGACGAGGGCCCGCCTCGTGTACGAAAAGCGGCAGGGCTATGGCCACGCGATCTGGAAAGGCCTTGCCGAAGCCACCGGCGAGATACTGATTATCGCCGAGCCGGACGGCACCTTCTCCGGGCACGACGTCATCAAGATGCTCGCGTACTCCGACGACGTGCCCGTCGTTTTTGGCACGCGCACGCAACGCGAATTCGTGTGGGAAGGCGCGAACATGGGCATCTTCCTTAAATGGGGCAATTGGGCCGTTGGCAAGTTGGTCGAGTTTCTGTTCAACACGACGTTGCTCACCGACGTCGGTTGTTCGATGCGGCTCTTTCGCCGTGACGCGTACGAAAAGATCGCGCCCTACTTCTCCATCGGCGGGTCTGCGTTCGGCCCGCAGATGCTGCTCATCGTCATCCTGAACGGAATCCATTTTATCGAGATACCGGTCAACTACAAGCGGCGCGTCGGCGAGTCCTCCGTTACCGGCAGTAAGGTGAAGGCTTTCTTCCTCGGCATGTCGATGATCGGAATGATTCTGCGTTACCGGTTCCTCTCGTGGTTCGGGTGGCGCCCCGCGCGCGGAGCAAATCCATACTCGCCGTAG